The Sandaracinaceae bacterium genome includes the window ATCCTGATGCGGCTCCTCGGAGCAGGCACCTCGCCAGGTCGTGGACTGGCGAAGGCCTATGGGGCGCAGCAGCCACTCTCGCGGATCACGTCGTGTGCGCTGGTGGCTCTCATGGCTGCCGTAGTTTGCGGCGCCAGCGCCGCCATGATCCGTCGGCCGCTTCCTATCTGCCGCCCTCGCTCACGCCACCCGGCAGCCCTGGCTCGCTTCACCGGGTTTTTCAACGGAGAAACGCGCAGCAAAGTCGACCCTGGTGACATCATCATCACGAACACAAGCGAGAACCTAGAAGAGGTCGGGAAAGCAGTTGCTTGGCTCGGCGGAACCGCATCGTCACTGGTGGCCACGCAACCGTCTTGAAGCACGACCAGGACTCCAAGTTCATCAGCTACTGGCTGCAGAGCCCTAGCTTCCACCTTCAGAAGAAGAAGCGGTATGCGAACAGTACGAAGGTGATCGACGTCTCCGCCAACAGCCTGGCAAAGATCCGCATCCCCATTCCGCCCCTCGCGGTGCAGCAGGAGATCGTGCGCGTACTGGATCTGTTCGCAGAGCTGGAAGCAGAGCTGGAAGCAGAGCTGAAGCTCGCCGCAAGCAGTATGCATACTATCGGGATTCTCTCTTGACTTTCAGAGACGCATCTGAAGGTGAAGAGAGGGAAATTAAGATGGACAGCAATGGGTAGGCTAGCCACCATCGTTCGCGGGGTACTCGCCACGTCCAAATCCACGCCTTCGTCACCGAAAGGGCGGACGACGGGATCCGTGGATCGAGATCGGTGACGACCATACCAGGCGGAGGGTTCATCGCAGGACCGCTGAACGTGACACTTGCGGGCGCCGAGAAGTCCCGCCGCGTGTACCCTGGTGACTTCGTGCTCTCCAACTCCATGAGCTTCGGTCGCCCATACATCTCCCAGATCGAGGGCTGCATCCACGACGGTTGGCTGGCCGTCAGCAACTTCGGCGAGTCATTCCTACCGGACTTCCTGTACCACCTACTCAGTGCTGCGCCCGTTCAAACAGAATTCGCGCGCCGTGCAGGCGCGGGCACGGTCCAGAACCTGAACGCCGGTATCGTGAAGTCGGTAGTCTTGCCTGTGCCCCCCCTCGGTGAGCAGCGCCACGCGTCGTCGCGATCCTCGACCAATTCGACGCTCTCGTGAACGTGAAGCCTCTCCGACGGCCTCCCTGCCGGATCCGCGCGGCGGCAGCGGTATGAGACATGCACGCGACCAGCTGCTGAGGCTTCGTGGAGGCCGCCGGCGTGAGCGAGAGTTCCGCCCACTGCACTTTACGCACCGCTCGCGGTAAGCGACCAGAAACGCAGCTGGTGGCTGAGTATCCCGGACGAGCAGGGCATCGCCGATGGCTATCAGACCGAGGCGCAGCTCGAGCACGAGTTCATCGAGCGCCGCAAAGAGGCCCAAGCCTACGAGTACCTGCCCATCGCAGGCAGGGGCGCAGCTCATCGCGAACCTGCGCGCGCAGCTGGGCTTCCAACGGCGTCACGTTCTCGGACAACGAGTTAGAACTTCACGGAGCGCGTAGCCAAACCAACCACGGCCGGGAACAAGACCCGTCGCATTCAGGAAGGGGACCAGTTCCAGGTCCTGGTCCGCGACGACGGGTCCACACAGAACATCAAGCTCCTCGACAAGAAGCATCCACAACAATCACCTCCAGGTCATCAACCAGTACGAGGTCAGTGAGGGGTCAGGCCGCTGCGCTCGGAGGCCAGCCCTTCTTTGTAATGACCATCCCTCATCGACGGTCTGCCCACTGGTCCAGCTATCCACGAGCTGAAGCGTCGCAGCGTGGACATCCGCGAGCCTTCAACCAGATCAACCGCTACCGAAAGCGGGACTCGTTTTGGGCGGGCTCGGGACTCTTCGACTACACCCAGATATTCGTGCATCACCAGCAGCACGCGCTGACGAAGTACTACAGCAACACCACGCGACGACAGCACCTCGACGAAGCCGAAAGCGGCGGGAGACGAGAGTACGAGTAACGTCGAACTCCTATGAATTCACCTCCTGGGTGGGCAGACGCCACGAACCGGCCGATTCCAGAGCCTGGCGGGCTTCACCGAGACGCGTTCTTCGCGAAGCACGTTTGCTCGCCGTGCTCGCCTCGATACTGCTCACGGCCGACCGAATACTGCTCGTCATGCGGCCCTACCAGATCCGCGGCCACCGGAAGGGGATCCTGAACAAGATAGACATCGCCCGGAACGCCAGAACTCTCGGCACCGTCCATGCAGGCGGCTATGTCTGGCCCTTTTCCGGCTCCGGTAAGACGCTTTCCTGGCTTCAGAACGGCGCAGCTGGCGTCGCGGGGCGAGGGCGTGGCCAAGGTGCTGTTCGTGGTGCGGATCGCAAAGACCTCGATTACCAGACCATGCTGGAGTACGACCGCTTCGAGATGGGCGCCGCCAACTCGAACACCTCCACCGCCGTGCTCAAGCGACAGCTGGGTGACCCATCCGCCCGCATCATCGTCACCACGATCCAGAAGCTGTCGACGTTCATCGCCGGGAACCGAGACCACGCCGTGTACGACGGCCACGTCGTCATCATCTTCGACGAGTGCCACCGCAGCCAGTTCGGCGACATGCATACGGTTATCGGGCGCGCGTTCAGCCAGTATACGCTGTTCGGGTTCACGGGCACGCCATCTTCGCAGAGAACTCTTCTACCGGCGGAGATGCGAAGCGGCGAACCACCGAGCAAACAGTTGGGCGGCTCATCCCACACACGTACACGATTACATGGACGCGATCACCGACAGAACGTGCTCCCGTTCCGCATCGACTACGTCAACACCATCCAA containing:
- a CDS encoding DEAD/DEAH box helicase family protein: MRPYQIRGHRKGILNKIDIARNARTLGTVHAGGYVWPFSGSGKTLSWLQNGAAGVAGRGRGQGAVRGADRKDLDYQTMLEYDRFEMGAANSNTSTAVLKRQLGDPSARIIVTTIQKLSTFIAGNRDHAVYDGHVVIIFDECHRSQFGDMHTVIGRAFSQYTLFGFTGTPSSQRTLLPAEMRSGEPPSKQLGGSSHTRTRLHGRDHRQNVLPFRIDYVNTIQAATPVTDKQVFGIRRGARVLAPRRVSQVVAYTREHFEQKTKTEQKLQSIACSPTSPRSLALAAKIPRKKRESRDHGSMASTPSLPQPPSTPPSASTRSS